In one Corallococcus sp. EGB genomic region, the following are encoded:
- a CDS encoding polysaccharide biosynthesis/export family protein, which yields MKHFLLLATVCCLSACAWGPGMHMDEDAFRERYSGMADAGTAGAYEIVTIDAALIRHQQQEARKHLRPMPLVDPLARVAADYDYRVAAHDVLSVIVWDHPELTIPAGEFRPAEATGHPVAADGTIFYPHVGVISVAGKTLREIRELLTQRLASVIEKPQLDVRVVGFRGQKVQVTGEVVAPGTLPITDVPMRVQDAISQARGFSAEADLRAVTLSRGGATFTLDLQALYEQGDVSQNWLLQDGDIVNVMDRSRNKVFVLGEVRKPSSRVMVKGRMTLAEAIGDTEGFDPLTSNPARVYVIRGSFDRPSIFKLNAKSPDALLLATQFQLQPRDVIFVSAYDLTRWNRIIQQIQPTVQLLWQAVDIGDRTIIINEP from the coding sequence ATGAAACACTTCCTGTTATTGGCCACGGTGTGTTGCCTGAGCGCATGCGCCTGGGGCCCGGGAATGCATATGGACGAGGATGCCTTCCGGGAGCGCTACTCGGGAATGGCAGACGCGGGCACGGCTGGCGCGTACGAAATCGTTACCATCGACGCGGCCCTCATCCGCCACCAGCAGCAGGAGGCCCGCAAGCACTTGCGGCCCATGCCGCTGGTGGATCCGCTGGCCCGGGTGGCCGCGGACTATGACTACCGGGTGGCGGCGCACGACGTGCTGAGCGTCATCGTCTGGGACCACCCGGAGCTCACCATCCCGGCCGGCGAGTTCCGCCCCGCGGAGGCCACCGGCCACCCCGTGGCGGCGGATGGGACCATCTTCTATCCCCACGTGGGCGTCATCTCCGTCGCGGGCAAGACGCTGCGGGAGATCCGCGAGCTGCTCACCCAGCGGCTGGCCAGCGTCATCGAGAAGCCCCAGCTGGACGTGCGCGTGGTGGGCTTCCGCGGGCAGAAGGTGCAGGTGACGGGGGAGGTGGTGGCCCCCGGCACCCTGCCCATCACCGACGTGCCCATGCGCGTGCAGGACGCCATCAGCCAGGCGCGGGGCTTCTCCGCGGAGGCGGACCTGCGCGCCGTCACCCTCAGCCGGGGCGGCGCCACCTTCACGCTCGATCTGCAGGCCCTCTACGAACAGGGAGACGTGAGCCAGAACTGGCTGCTCCAGGACGGCGACATCGTCAACGTGATGGACCGCAGCCGCAACAAGGTCTTCGTGCTGGGAGAGGTCCGCAAGCCCTCCTCGCGCGTGATGGTGAAGGGGCGGATGACGCTGGCGGAAGCCATTGGCGACACCGAGGGCTTCGACCCGCTCACCTCCAACCCGGCCCGCGTGTATGTCATCCGCGGCAGCTTCGACCGGCCCTCCATCTTCAAGCTGAACGCGAAGTCGCCGGACGCGCTGCTCCTGGCGACACAATTCCAATTACAGCCGCGCGACGTCATCTTCGTCTCCGCCTACGACCTGACACGCTGGAATCGCATCATCCAACAAATCCAGCCAACAGTTCAGCTGCTCTGGCAGGCAGTGGATATCGGAGACAGAACCATCATCATCAACGAACCATGA
- a CDS encoding polysaccharide biosynthesis tyrosine autokinase: MASPRPATPEDELGLGRYLAILRERRGTIAASVALSLCLGALYLLTTPPVYRANAVLQIEQKGSGLGQLDELLADAPGVAATEMEVLGSRALLGRVADSLNLGVSVEPRYFPFVGAAYARAHEGPELAAVPWWGLAGYAWGGEQLQVERLSVPPAWEDVPLTLVAGEDGAYTLWDPDARAIIHGVAGTGARTEEGASHEVELFVTELHARPGTRFQVTRRSKLAVVEELQRTLRMSEKGPGTGVLTLALEGPDPVQATTTLRTIADAYVRTNVERRSEEAGRTLSFLDSQLPGLRQGLDQAEAALRDYRTGKGGVDLGMEAQAVLNRSVDLDKDISALALERSELRQRFTEHHPLLVATERKLARLRMERTALDTRLKGMPDAERMSAQLTRDVKVANELYLQLHNKAQEYRVLKSSTLTHARIIDPPVVTKLPVRPTKPGVLAVSGVLGLALGVALAFARQALRPGVADPAALESALAVPVLASVPVGPRRAMNPRAPSLVLARSAPRDITIESVRGLRTRLQLAMKAAGRNVITLTGTAPGAGTSFLALNLAWVLAETGQRVLLADANLRGGWLHRCFREARIPGLQEVLRGTAALEQALLEEAAPGLSFLGAGELPPDPTELLAGAAFDTFVARAAAEYDVVLFDTPCILAVTDAALVGRHAGVRVAVVRAQTQSLREVATALHQLEQSGGPVQGVVLNGVSRSRSGRAVSGIYQYEYPSAG; encoded by the coding sequence ATGGCATCCCCGCGCCCCGCCACACCCGAAGATGAGTTGGGATTGGGCCGATACCTGGCCATCCTGAGAGAGCGCCGCGGCACGATCGCGGCGTCCGTCGCGCTGTCCCTCTGCCTGGGCGCCCTGTACCTGCTCACCACGCCGCCCGTGTACCGGGCCAACGCCGTCCTGCAGATTGAGCAGAAGGGCAGCGGCCTGGGCCAGCTGGACGAGCTGCTCGCCGACGCGCCCGGCGTGGCGGCCACGGAGATGGAGGTCCTGGGCTCGCGCGCCCTGCTGGGGCGCGTGGCGGACTCCCTGAACCTGGGCGTGAGCGTGGAGCCGCGCTATTTCCCCTTCGTGGGCGCGGCGTACGCCCGCGCGCACGAAGGGCCGGAGCTGGCGGCGGTGCCCTGGTGGGGCCTGGCGGGCTACGCCTGGGGCGGCGAGCAGCTCCAGGTGGAGCGGCTGAGCGTGCCCCCGGCGTGGGAGGACGTGCCGCTGACGCTCGTGGCGGGGGAGGACGGCGCGTACACGCTCTGGGACCCGGACGCCCGCGCCATCATCCACGGCGTCGCGGGCACCGGCGCCCGCACGGAGGAAGGCGCGTCGCACGAGGTGGAGCTGTTCGTCACCGAGCTGCATGCCCGGCCGGGGACGCGCTTCCAGGTGACGCGGCGCTCGAAGCTGGCGGTGGTGGAGGAGCTGCAGCGCACGCTGCGCATGAGCGAGAAGGGCCCCGGCACGGGCGTCCTCACGCTGGCCCTGGAGGGGCCGGACCCCGTGCAGGCCACCACCACGCTGCGGACCATCGCGGACGCGTACGTGCGCACCAACGTGGAGCGCCGCAGCGAGGAGGCGGGCCGCACCCTGTCGTTCCTGGACAGCCAGCTGCCCGGCCTGCGCCAGGGCCTGGACCAGGCGGAGGCCGCGCTGCGCGACTACCGCACCGGCAAGGGCGGCGTGGACCTGGGGATGGAGGCGCAGGCCGTCCTCAACCGGAGCGTGGACCTGGACAAGGACATCTCCGCGCTCGCGCTGGAGCGCTCGGAGCTGCGGCAGCGCTTCACCGAACACCACCCGCTGCTGGTGGCCACGGAGCGCAAGCTGGCGCGGCTGCGCATGGAGCGCACCGCCCTGGACACCCGGCTCAAGGGCATGCCCGACGCCGAGCGCATGTCCGCCCAGCTCACGCGCGACGTGAAGGTCGCCAACGAGCTGTACCTCCAGTTGCACAACAAGGCCCAGGAGTACCGGGTGCTCAAGTCCAGCACCCTCACCCACGCGCGCATCATCGATCCCCCCGTGGTGACGAAGCTGCCCGTGCGCCCCACGAAGCCGGGCGTGCTCGCGGTCAGCGGGGTGCTGGGGCTGGCGCTCGGCGTCGCGCTGGCCTTCGCGCGGCAGGCGCTGCGCCCGGGCGTCGCCGACCCCGCGGCCCTGGAGTCCGCGCTCGCGGTGCCCGTCCTCGCCAGCGTGCCCGTGGGCCCCCGCCGCGCGATGAACCCTCGCGCGCCGTCCCTCGTCCTCGCGCGGAGCGCCCCCCGCGACATCACCATCGAAAGCGTGCGCGGCCTGAGGACCCGGCTCCAGTTGGCGATGAAGGCCGCGGGGCGCAACGTCATCACCCTCACCGGCACGGCCCCTGGCGCGGGGACGTCCTTCCTCGCCCTCAACCTGGCGTGGGTGCTGGCGGAGACGGGCCAGCGCGTGCTGCTGGCGGACGCGAACCTGCGCGGAGGCTGGCTGCACCGCTGCTTCCGCGAGGCGCGCATCCCCGGCCTTCAGGAGGTGCTGCGCGGCACCGCGGCCCTGGAGCAGGCCCTGCTGGAGGAGGCCGCGCCCGGCCTGTCGTTCCTGGGCGCGGGCGAGCTTCCCCCGGACCCCACGGAGCTGCTGGCCGGCGCGGCGTTCGACACGTTCGTGGCCCGCGCGGCGGCGGAATACGACGTCGTCCTCTTCGACACGCCCTGCATCCTCGCGGTGACGGACGCGGCGCTCGTGGGCCGGCACGCGGGCGTGCGCGTGGCCGTGGTGCGCGCGCAGACCCAGTCCCTGCGTGAGGTGGCCACCGCGCTGCACCAGCTGGAGCAGAGCGGCGGGCCCGTCCAGGGCGTGGTCCTCAATGGCGTGTCGCGCTCGCGTTCGGGCCGCGCGGTGAGCGGTATCTACCAATACGAGTACCCGTCCGCGGGCTGA
- a CDS encoding O-antigen ligase, with amino-acid sequence MRCTGLGLISALYVLAGRWGFHRLAAAPNAEVEPNLLLELRLWLVLGGTLLATAGLLHRALRDARPGEARFDPPLIAALLGFLGYMCASASWSPDADFSLTKVYDLTLVGVMCVGFGLAALRQPAPRVLDGFWGAVVMATGLLALTGIAQLLAGGGGARLAVMGGGPNIFARLMGLMAMGALYFWYWKGQAWLWIPVAATGVMLALLTGSRGGSAAILAGITTFLVVARIPLRRLLLLTLLATVAITVVATLTPLGDALSHSVDERFLRLTLNYEAGAGGAGSNEGKVYLSGRDVLYAAAIQLGKDHPLSGAGLAAFPALGLGVYPHNMFLEVFCEGGVVGLLLLAGVVVTFVRSALLRRQGLDGATVGAAVLVLLGAQSSGDLYDGRALFLLMVMASVTAVPGRKPAQSGPPLPHTLSQPSLTGAV; translated from the coding sequence ATGCGATGCACAGGGCTGGGCCTCATCTCTGCGCTCTACGTGCTCGCGGGCCGGTGGGGTTTCCACCGGCTGGCCGCCGCGCCCAACGCAGAGGTGGAGCCGAATCTGCTCCTGGAGCTGCGGCTGTGGCTCGTCCTGGGAGGGACGCTGCTCGCCACCGCGGGGCTCCTGCACCGCGCCCTGCGCGACGCGCGTCCCGGCGAGGCGCGCTTCGACCCGCCGCTCATCGCGGCCCTGCTGGGCTTCCTGGGCTACATGTGCGCCAGCGCCTCCTGGTCGCCCGACGCGGACTTCTCCCTGACCAAGGTCTACGACCTCACGCTGGTGGGGGTGATGTGCGTGGGCTTCGGGCTGGCCGCGCTCCGCCAGCCCGCGCCCCGGGTGCTGGATGGGTTCTGGGGCGCCGTCGTCATGGCCACGGGGCTGCTGGCGCTCACCGGCATCGCGCAGCTGCTGGCCGGCGGCGGGGGCGCGCGGCTCGCGGTGATGGGCGGCGGGCCCAACATCTTCGCGCGGCTCATGGGGCTGATGGCGATGGGCGCGCTCTACTTCTGGTACTGGAAGGGACAGGCGTGGCTGTGGATCCCGGTGGCCGCCACCGGCGTCATGCTGGCGCTGCTCACGGGCTCGCGCGGGGGCTCCGCCGCCATCCTCGCGGGCATCACCACCTTCCTCGTGGTGGCGCGCATCCCGCTGCGCCGGCTGCTGCTGCTCACGCTGCTGGCGACGGTGGCCATCACCGTGGTGGCCACGCTCACCCCGCTGGGAGACGCGCTCAGCCACTCCGTGGACGAGCGCTTCCTGCGCCTCACCCTCAACTACGAGGCGGGCGCGGGCGGCGCGGGAAGCAACGAAGGCAAGGTGTACCTGTCCGGGCGCGACGTGCTCTACGCCGCCGCCATCCAATTGGGGAAGGACCACCCGCTGAGCGGAGCGGGGCTCGCGGCGTTCCCGGCGCTGGGCCTGGGCGTGTACCCGCACAACATGTTCCTGGAAGTGTTCTGCGAGGGCGGCGTCGTGGGCCTGCTGCTGCTCGCGGGCGTCGTCGTCACCTTCGTGCGCTCGGCGCTCCTCAGGCGCCAGGGACTGGACGGCGCCACCGTGGGCGCGGCGGTGCTGGTGCTCCTGGGCGCCCAGTCCAGCGGCGACCTCTACGACGGCCGCGCCCTCTTCCTCCTGATGGTGATGGCCTCGGTGACCGCGGTCCCCGGACGCAAGCCCGCGCAGTCCGGCCCTCCCCTTCCCCACACCTTGTCCCAACCGTCACTCACAGGAGCCGTCTGA
- a CDS encoding glycosyltransferase family 4 protein, translating into MRIVYLHQYFNTPTMHGGTRSYELARRLVSMGHEVHMVTSDTRTDADSSKGWRETNESGIQVHWLPVPYNNAMSYPDRIRAFSHFAVNSTRRAAQLPADVFFATSTPLTIAVPGIAASRWNKRPMVFEVRDLWPAIPIAVGALKSRSAIMAAQLLEKAAYAGAEHIVALSPGMKAGVEAAGVPAEKITVIPNLCDPERFQVPASAGQEFRQKYEWLGDRPMVLYAGSLGLVNGVGYLVRVAAEMKKLDPEVRFVIMGQGREEAVLHALADRLGVKGENLFFLPSVPKAQVPAVLSAATIATSLFTDVPGMQDNSANKFFDALAAGRPLALNYGGWQAEMLDREPFGLRLPPKDVVAAAAMLARRLRDPRWLAEAGALAGKLGRERYSADIAAKRLSEVLQRAAMGRS; encoded by the coding sequence ATGCGCATCGTCTACCTGCACCAGTACTTCAACACCCCCACCATGCACGGCGGCACACGCTCCTATGAGCTCGCGCGGCGCCTGGTCTCCATGGGCCATGAGGTCCACATGGTGACCTCCGACACGCGCACGGACGCAGACTCCAGCAAGGGCTGGCGCGAGACGAACGAGAGCGGCATCCAGGTGCACTGGCTGCCGGTGCCCTACAACAACGCCATGAGCTACCCGGACCGCATCCGGGCCTTCAGCCACTTCGCGGTCAACTCCACGCGCCGCGCCGCGCAGCTGCCCGCGGACGTCTTCTTCGCCACCAGCACGCCGCTCACCATCGCGGTGCCGGGCATCGCCGCGTCCAGGTGGAACAAGCGCCCCATGGTCTTCGAGGTGCGCGACCTGTGGCCCGCCATCCCCATCGCGGTGGGCGCGCTCAAGAGCCGCTCCGCCATCATGGCCGCGCAGCTGCTGGAGAAGGCCGCCTACGCGGGCGCGGAGCACATCGTCGCGCTGTCGCCGGGCATGAAGGCGGGCGTGGAGGCGGCGGGCGTGCCGGCGGAGAAGATCACCGTCATCCCCAACCTCTGCGACCCGGAGCGCTTCCAGGTGCCGGCGTCCGCGGGCCAGGAGTTCCGTCAGAAGTACGAGTGGCTGGGGGACCGGCCCATGGTGCTGTACGCGGGCTCGCTGGGGCTGGTGAATGGCGTGGGCTACCTGGTGCGGGTGGCCGCGGAGATGAAGAAGCTGGACCCCGAGGTCCGCTTCGTCATCATGGGCCAGGGCCGCGAGGAGGCCGTGCTCCACGCGCTGGCGGACCGGCTGGGCGTGAAGGGGGAGAACCTCTTCTTCCTGCCCAGCGTGCCCAAGGCGCAGGTGCCCGCGGTGCTGAGCGCGGCCACCATCGCCACGTCGCTGTTCACGGACGTGCCGGGCATGCAGGACAACTCCGCCAACAAGTTCTTCGACGCGCTCGCCGCGGGCCGGCCGCTGGCGCTCAACTACGGCGGCTGGCAGGCGGAGATGCTGGACCGGGAGCCCTTCGGTCTCCGGCTGCCGCCCAAGGACGTCGTCGCCGCGGCGGCCATGCTGGCCAGGCGGCTGCGTGACCCGCGCTGGCTGGCGGAGGCCGGCGCGCTGGCCGGGAAGCTGGGCCGGGAGCGCTACTCCGCGGACATCGCGGCGAAGCGCCTGTCGGAGGTGCTGCAGCGCGCGGCGATGGGCCGGTCATGA